Proteins encoded by one window of Phenylobacterium soli:
- the secD gene encoding protein translocase subunit SecD gives MMNLSRWKVLLVVIATVLGLVFTLPNLLPKQTLDALPGFVPKKALNLGLDLQGGSSLLLEVNTQALMAERLTNMIEDVRTTLRNDNIDFTDLGQVNGGISVRITDPAKLTEAQNALRRTLAVPLAGAAGGQEVTVATEPDQRIRVAFVPEAFDAEAAKAVEQSIEIVRRRIDQLGTKEPDIARQGKNRIFIQVPGESDPERLKNIIGQTAKLTFQMVDEGVSPQDVAAGRLPPGDILLPYANATDGPPLLVKKRSVVTGEMLTSASPGFDSQTGRAIVQFRFNGVGARRFGDVTSANIGKRFAIVLDNKIISAPVIQSAITGGSGQITGNFTAESANDLAVLLRAGALPAPLKVEEQRTVGAELGADAVRAGTISAVVGLAGVVVFMIGIYGVLFGGISLIGLVVNGLMIIGIMSLTQATLTLPGIAGLILTLAVAVDANVLIYERMRDELRAGRNLISAMDAGFSRAFGTIMDANITHLLSALILFQFGSGPVKGFAWTLSIGVLTTVFSAVLVSQVLLAWWFRTTRPKSLPIA, from the coding sequence ATGATGAACCTTTCGCGCTGGAAGGTCCTGCTCGTCGTCATCGCGACGGTGCTCGGGCTGGTGTTCACCCTGCCCAACCTCCTGCCCAAGCAGACGCTCGACGCCCTTCCGGGCTTCGTGCCGAAGAAGGCGCTGAACCTGGGTCTCGACCTGCAGGGCGGCTCCTCGCTGCTGCTCGAGGTCAACACCCAGGCGCTGATGGCCGAGCGCCTGACCAACATGATCGAGGACGTGCGCACCACCCTGCGCAACGACAACATCGATTTCACCGACCTTGGCCAGGTGAACGGCGGCATCAGCGTGCGGATCACCGATCCGGCCAAGCTGACCGAGGCCCAGAACGCCCTGCGGCGCACCCTGGCGGTTCCGCTGGCCGGCGCGGCCGGCGGCCAGGAGGTGACGGTCGCCACCGAGCCTGACCAGCGCATCCGCGTCGCCTTCGTGCCCGAGGCCTTCGACGCCGAGGCCGCCAAGGCGGTCGAGCAGTCGATCGAGATCGTCCGCCGGCGGATCGACCAGCTCGGCACCAAGGAGCCGGACATCGCCCGCCAGGGCAAGAACCGCATCTTCATCCAGGTGCCGGGCGAGAGCGATCCGGAGCGGCTGAAGAACATCATCGGCCAGACCGCCAAGCTGACCTTCCAGATGGTCGACGAGGGCGTGTCGCCGCAGGACGTGGCCGCCGGCCGCCTGCCGCCCGGCGACATCCTGCTGCCCTACGCCAACGCCACAGACGGCCCGCCGCTGCTGGTCAAGAAGCGGTCGGTTGTGACGGGCGAGATGCTGACCTCGGCTTCGCCGGGCTTCGATTCGCAGACCGGCCGCGCCATCGTCCAGTTCCGCTTCAACGGCGTCGGCGCGCGGCGCTTCGGCGACGTGACCAGCGCCAACATCGGCAAGCGCTTCGCCATCGTCCTCGACAACAAGATCATCTCGGCCCCGGTCATCCAGAGCGCCATCACCGGCGGCTCGGGCCAGATCACGGGCAACTTCACCGCCGAGAGCGCCAACGACCTCGCCGTCCTGCTGCGCGCCGGCGCCCTGCCGGCCCCGCTGAAGGTCGAGGAACAGCGCACGGTGGGCGCCGAACTGGGCGCCGACGCGGTCAGGGCCGGCACCATCTCCGCCGTCGTCGGCCTGGCCGGCGTCGTGGTGTTCATGATCGGCATCTACGGCGTCCTCTTCGGCGGCATCTCGCTGATCGGGCTCGTCGTGAACGGCCTGATGATCATCGGCATCATGAGCCTCACCCAGGCGACGCTCACCCTGCCGGGCATCGCGGGCCTGATCCTGACCCTGGCGGTGGCGGTGGACGCCAACGTGCTGATCTACGAGCGCATGCGCGACGAGCTACGGGCTGGCCGCAACCTGATCTCGGCCATGGACGCCGGCTTCAGCCGAGCGTTCGGCACGATCATGGACGCCAACATCACCCACCTGTTGTCGGCGCTGATCCTCTTCCAGTTCGGCTCCGGACCGGTGAAGGGCTTCGCCTGGACCCTGTCCATCGGCGTGCTGACGACCGTGTTCTCGGCGGTGCTGGTGTCCCAAGTGCTGCTCGCCTGGTGGTTCCGCACCACCCGGCCCAAGTCCCTGCCGATCGCGTAA
- the yajC gene encoding preprotein translocase subunit YajC yields the protein MFATPAYAQTAAGAATGGPQDMLIQFLPLIALVVLFYFLMIRPQQRRMKAHQQAISAVKRGDTVVLSSGMIGKVVRVEDAEVGVEIATGVTVKVVKSMISEVRTRGEPAPANDSKH from the coding sequence ATGTTCGCCACCCCCGCCTACGCCCAGACCGCCGCCGGCGCCGCCACGGGCGGTCCCCAGGACATGCTGATCCAGTTCCTGCCGCTGATCGCGCTGGTCGTGCTGTTCTATTTCCTGATGATCCGGCCGCAGCAGCGCCGGATGAAGGCGCACCAGCAGGCGATCTCCGCGGTGAAGCGCGGCGACACCGTGGTGCTGTCCTCGGGCATGATCGGCAAGGTCGTGCGGGTCGAGGACGCGGAAGTGGGCGTCGAGATCGCCACCGGCGTGACCGTGAAGGTGGTCAAGTCGATGATCTCCGAGGTGCGCACCCGCGGCGAGCCGGCCCCCGCGAACGATTCGAAGCACTAG
- a CDS encoding ATP-binding protein, with product MDAELQPLLLRIAEALERLAPPAGARPDFAAARLFRHDPDTGAFHPAPDYPLSLESLVGVDRQKGRFLENLQRFAEGLPYNHALLWGVRGTGKSSLAKAAFMAVTKTAPDLKLVEVDRDQVTALPQLFDALRVRPERFLVLCDDLSFEEGAAAAKALKSAMEGGVSGPPANVLFVATSNRRHLMPRGHGEDRGLIAAAEDAEEEVSVSDRFGLWIGFPPMDQETYLAAVRGYAETYGLGVEDLDRRALQWAQTRGGRSGRVAWQFIRDLAGELGKSLPL from the coding sequence ATGGACGCCGAGCTACAACCCCTCCTGCTGCGGATTGCCGAGGCCCTGGAGCGGCTCGCCCCGCCGGCCGGGGCCCGCCCCGACTTCGCCGCCGCGCGGCTGTTCCGCCACGATCCGGACACCGGCGCCTTCCACCCCGCGCCGGACTATCCCCTGTCGCTGGAAAGCCTGGTCGGCGTCGATCGACAGAAGGGGCGCTTCCTCGAGAACCTGCAGCGCTTCGCCGAGGGCCTGCCCTATAACCACGCTCTCCTCTGGGGCGTGCGCGGCACCGGCAAGAGTTCGCTCGCCAAGGCCGCCTTCATGGCCGTGACCAAGACCGCGCCCGACCTGAAGCTGGTCGAGGTCGACCGCGACCAGGTGACCGCCCTGCCCCAGCTGTTCGACGCCCTGCGCGTCCGGCCCGAGCGCTTCCTGGTGCTCTGCGACGACCTGTCCTTTGAGGAAGGCGCGGCGGCCGCCAAGGCGCTGAAATCGGCCATGGAGGGCGGCGTCTCGGGCCCGCCGGCCAACGTCCTGTTCGTCGCCACCTCGAACCGCCGCCACCTGATGCCGCGCGGCCACGGCGAGGACCGCGGCCTGATCGCCGCGGCCGAGGACGCCGAGGAGGAGGTCAGCGTCTCCGACCGCTTCGGCCTGTGGATCGGCTTTCCGCCGATGGACCAGGAGACCTACCTGGCGGCGGTCAGGGGCTACGCCGAGACCTACGGCCTGGGCGTCGAGGATCTCGATCGTCGCGCCCTGCAGTGGGCGCAGACCCGCGGCGGCCGCTCAGGCCGCGTGGCCTGGCAGTTCATCCGCGACCTGGCGGGCGAACTCGGCAAGAGCCTGCCGCTGTAG